The nucleotide sequence aatgtcatccaaaagGGATAATGTGccaataatttgcttttttatgtAATCTAGGGTCACTtgatatttggtatttttgttcGATTAAGTGATTAAATGATTTATTGTTCAAAATTTCTGaacagtttttctgtcatttaattaTCGTAATAATTAAAGTGTTTCAGCTTTGGAGAGCAAATGAGCAGATTACATTTCAGGGATTTGAATCATATCAACAGGAAAGCATTTTCCTACTTGTGTTTTATGAAATACTTACcaaagaaatgaatgaataaaggtTATTTAGGAGGAAGTAAACTGGAGGCAAAGTAAACTCTAAATTGTGGTCTAATGATGAGAGCTGGTGATTATTTCACATAAATCAATGCTAAATGGAAACTCTTGCAAGACAATGTGTCTAAAATAGTGGTTTATCAAAGTAAACtggtaataaatttaaaatgagtcTTTCCTGCCCTTAATTTACGTAGGCAAAGTTCCTGCCTCACAGTGGAGACTCCACTTTGGCCATGTGTGCCCGTGATGGTCAGATCAGAGTGGCTGAGCTATCTGCCACACAGCGCTGCAAGAACACAAAGCGGGTAGCACAACATAAAGGGGCAGCACACAAGGTGAGCTTTGGGTGGGTGTAAGGAGAAGGTGTCTGTGCCGCAGATTGCAGGAGTATCTAAGACTCCCATAGCCTGATATTGACCTAATTAAATCTcagtatttatttcatatttgtttcAGCTGGCCCTTGAGCCAGATTCCCCCTGCTCCTTTCTGTCTGCTGGAGAGGATGCTGTGGTGTTTGGCATTGACCTGCGTTTAGACCGCCCCGCCAAGTAAGTAATACCATGTTTGCTGTTTAGCAAGTTTAAATGTATTGAGTAAAGACTTGCTTCAGATTCTAAAATCGATTGCGCAACACATGGGTGAGAAACATgaataaactgcatcaaaataTGTTTGAAGCTTGACTCCATGGCAGGTTTTAGGGTGTAATGTTGCACAAATATCCTGCTAGAGTCAGAAATCATCCACTCGTAAACAAAGTTCTTTTTTGCCAAATGCAGTTTCGTTGTGTTTGATGAATGTTATAATTTTTTACAGGGTTTGCTGTTGCtaatacttgtttttttctttgtgtctgctTGCATCTGTGTGGCAGTAAACTGGTGGTTGTGAAGGAGGGTGATAAAAAAGTGGGACTGTACACCATTTTTGTGAACCCAGCAAAGACACACCATTTTGCAGTTGGAGGGAGAGATCAGTATGTAAGGTAAGAACCAATTTGTAGCTTCAgggtttattttttctaataatGCATCAGGATAACATTTCCACAGGATGCAAATGGCATCCTGTGGAAATGTTACGATTGTCTTTGACCATTTAGCAGTTGCTCTTTATTCTTTTATCtcttctctcattttctcttttccctTTTGGTAGGATCTATGACCAGAGGAAGATTAATGAAAATGATAACAACGGTGTACTGAAAAAGTTTTGTCCCTCACATCTTGTATCCAGCGAGTCCAAAACCAACATAACCTGCCTTGTGTACAGTCACGACGGCGCAGGTAAAAGAACTCACATAATGAAAACAATGTATGAAATATGACGTGTTTGAAGTACTATAAGAACActtgtgtttatatttcataagcacaacaaaatgaaatgcgTGGAATGGCATGCTATCACCATGATGTAGTTTCaaatttacactaccgttcaaaagtttggctcgcttagaaatgtccttgtttttgaaagaaaagcatttttttttcaatgaagataacattaaatgaatcataaattcagtctagacattgtttatgtggtaaatgactattctagcttgaAACGGCTAATTTTTGATGGAATTTCCACATAGGGGCACAAAGGCTCATTTCCAggaaccatcattcctgtgttctaatgctacattgtgttagctaatcgtgttgaaaggctcattgatgattagaaaaccctcatgcagttatgttagtgcatgaataaaagtgcagtGCCTGgctgaccccagacttttgaacagtagtgtatatttgaaTTTGGTGTGAATATCTTCATAGAAATTCTCATTTTGTTGTCAACATATTGTCGTGATagtagaatagaacagaattcTAAATAATACACTTGATTCATTGTCTTTTAATTCCAAAGCTTCTTCCCTTCTTAGCCCCCTGACACTCAACATAAAATACTGGTGACACTCAAATTTgtaaagcgctttataaataaaatttattattattattattattattattattattattattattattattattattattaataataataataataataataataataataacaataataataataataataataataaaataataataataataataataataaatagtttAGAACAACACCAATAAGGGCAGATTTAATACTAGTTGAGTAAGTGTATCATCTTTTAGGCTGACCTTGTCTCGAGATCTGTTTATAGTCCAAGGCCTCTGTGAAATTAAACCAAAGGCTGTTTAACCCTTTCTGTCTATCTAGAGCTCCTGGCTAGTTACAATGATGAAGACATCTACTTGTTTGACTCCAACCACAGTGATGGGGCAGACTATTGCCGGAGATACAAGGGACACCGCAATAATGCCACAGGTATTAAATTCTGTCCCCAGGTACAGCAATAAAGCAGTGACCTTTGCATctagccacagttttatgaagaaGACATATCAAATTGACTTTACGAGCATTTAGCTGACAGCAAGTCATTATTCTGGCTGTTATGAAGTGACCACTTTTTCACACTTGAAGCGTCATTTTTGAATTTCTGGAAAGTTGTCAGTGTAACACCCTATCAATGTGTATCTCACAGTGAAGGGGGTAAACTTTTATGGGCCATGCAGTGAGTTTGTGGTCAGCGGCAGTGACTGTGGACACATCTACCTGTGGGACAAGTACTCTGCTCGCATTATCCAATTCATggaaggagacagaggaggagtggTGAGTTAGAGTGGAAAGtacaacatacactactgttcaagagtttggggtcacccaggcaattccatgttttccatgaaaaatcacacttttattcatgtgctactgtaattgcacaaggggtttctaatcatcaattagcctttcaacaccgtTAGCTAACAcattgtagcattagaacacaggagtgatggttgctggaaatgttcctctgtacccttaTGGAGATATTCAAGTCAAAATCAGccagtttccagctagaatagtcatttaccacattaacaatgtctagactgtatttctgattgatttaatgttatcttcattgaaaaaactgcttttctttcaaaaacaaggacatttctgagtcagcccaaactattgaacagtagtgtatattttggtttgatgacacagatttttgatttttagtactttttttgtacttttaactACAACTTTAAAACTCTTACTTTCCTAAGTTTTTTGCTTGGATTTATGATGTCTgctgtatatatttattaacAATCCTTCTCTACCCTCTACAACTACAGGTCAACTGTCTGGAGCCACATCCCCATCTGCCAGGTATGGCTACAAGTGGGCTGGACCATGACATTAAACTGTGGGCCCCCACAGCTGAAAGCCCTACAGGACTCAAGGGTCTAAAAgaggtatgtttttttttttttttttttttaaagctcttccATGTGATGCTGCAACATATGTGACTCACACCAGCATTTAATCCAGTATAACTTCATTGTCTGAGCTACTTTtttgaaagtggaaaataaagctgaatgTGCAAAAACATATTAATTCATGGTGCTGCAAAACTCTGTGCAGTCAAGTCTATGACTGTCTGGACTGTATTAGATGTGTACAGTGGTCATTTGGGGTGATTTTAATCAGCATATTAGATTTTATGTTACAAGCCCACTGGTCTTCAGTAGTGTATTGTGTAACTGGGGTGCAGTTTCTGCAAACGCATCACCCATAGACATGGTTGGAAAGACTACATGCTCTTGATCCCCATAGTCACAGCTTTACCATGTGatatgttgtgtttgtgaaggtgatgaagaaaaacaagcgGGAGCGTGATGAGGACAGCGTGCGCCATGGCGACCAGTATGACACCCAGCTGCTGTGGTTCCTGATGAGACACATGAGGAACAGACGACCTCCAAGGGTGAACTTTCACACGTCTCAACAAACTTCAAAAAATTTAAGGAGAGCCtttggttcaaaatgacattacgtctctgaaaaaaatgtgttttggtcATGGATTGGAAAGACGTGTCAGAGAAGATCTAAGAATGTCTTTTTAGGGAATGGGTGTGTAATATATTTATGATACCTTTGCATTTACTGtacaaaaattcagttttaagctactctaccattcaaaagtttgtggtcacccaggcaatttcatgttttccatgaaaactctcatttttattcatgtactaacataactgcacatgggttttctaatcatcaattagcctttcaacacaattagctaacacaatgtagcattagaacacaggagtgatggttgctggaaatgttcctctgtacccctatggaggtattccattaaaaatcaaccatttgcaactagaatagtcatttaccacattaacaatgtctagactgtatttctgactgatttaatgttctcttcattgaaaaaaatgcttttctttcaaaaataaggacatttctgagtgaccccaaacttttggacggtagtgtatgttcatGATGCAGAATGCTGCGATTAATTCTAAGTTGGCACAGATAATTGCCACTGAAGGATACAGCCTTCAACAAGAATATGTAAGTGTGTTATTGGTCAAGAAGGCAATCTGGCCACAGCCAAGGTCTTTTGGAAGAAAAAGTGCCAAACTAGCATTCCAGCATGTTTAATGtagttttacaatttttcaaAGGACCAAGGTAGTAAGATGTTCAGCTATTTTTTTCAGCCTGCATAATCTCATTCTTACTTTTCTCTGTCCTTTTCTTCGGTCTCAATGCAGGCACGCCGTGAGGGTGCAGATGCAGATACAGATGAGTCCTGGAGCTCTCCAgattcttcagatgaagaggaaggaggTCCAGACCATGTCCAGTGCATGTCATCTTGAACCACACATACATACTTACACTCATACAgatagatacacacacacatacatacatacatacatacatacacacacacacacagacatacatacatacattctTTATTGCCCTTGAATTGATGCACATAGGCAAGCACTATTGACACACTGGCACACTCAAACACTGATGAgccacaaacttttttttttgttttttaacacacatacaaacacagataaacacatACATTTACTTAAACATACTGTTGAAGCAGAGTGACAGAGATGCTTAATGCCTGGTTTCCCAGCTGAGTGTGCAAATGGCGACCACAGACTGCATACACACTTCCTGAATCCTGATTTCTTTGAGAATTGTACAAAGAGGTTTAGTGAGTGCTTACATCCCTATAAACCACTTGGAGGCCCCTGGTTGTCCGTACATTATCTATTTGCTCTGCCTAGACCCAGAACAATGTACTGTGTGTATGGCAACAAGTACCTCCAACTTTAGGCAACCTGTAGTAAGCTATACTTCACCAGCATACAATCTCCCCTCTCTTAGTAACACACCTCTTGCTCTTGACCTTTCTGTGCTGATGAAGTGGGATTCAGTAGGAAGCAAGGGTGTATGTTTATCTCCTCAGACCATCCCCTAAATGTGACTTCCTTTAAGATCTGAATTTTAATAGGGAGAACCCATATCCCCTCACTCCATCACCCTAGTCTCATACTGATGTTTTGGCTGTGAGCTTGTGCAGCTAGTTGCATTTATCACACTTTTGCTCCCAGAAAACTACTAACTCTACATGCTGCATTACCCTACATGCTGCCCTCAGCCACTCCCTCCACTCTTCCTTCCATCAACCTCCCCCATCATCACTGAGTGCACTTTGAATCAGGGATGCTTTAgtttgagacagaaaaaaatgtgcactCAGTGTGTGACTTCAGGGGTAGAGCTGTTGAGAAGTTAActttatttcttaaaaaaataaataaaaaatgtagttGGGGGATATTTTGCACTTAAGCATTTCTTTACTGAGGAGAAGTGGTGTCCTTTGCTCCTACCAgccttcctcctcttttttcctccctcgCTTTTCATTCAGAAGCTCATCTTTGACAGAAAATCTATGATTCACCTCTCACTAACCATGAAAATGGAGAGGTAGATGGTGTTCGGCATGTATATAGGAAATAGGGACTAATTTTGGgctcttttggaaaactgtctAATTTTGAAGAGCCAGAACTGACCTGGAGCAATCACAATTGAAACACTGCCTATGAGCCAGTTGAGATTGGAGTCTTGAAGGACTGCAGTTGTTTATGTGGTTCCTAATTTTATAATTCAATTtataatttcataatttttttgctACGAGTCTGGAAAGAGGTGGAAATAACTTATCTGGTTCAGGCAGAAGTAGGGATGTCCTGATACATTTTTTTGCCCCCAATCAAATCTGATGCAGTTATTAATTTGTGCTAACTTCAGGTACTGTGTATTAGGTGTACATGACTTCCTGCTCTCACTTTTTGATATTGCAGTGACCCAAAGAGACGTCACTGGGACTATAGTCTAACTTACCGGATGTAGGTTGTCGGTACAAGTCTGCCATTGGTCGATCATTTCAGCTGGCATTCTCCCTCCTTTCATCTATCTGTGTGCTACCATCTTCGTTGCCccaggaaacaacaacagcaacctcTGGGCAGCAATGTACAACACTGAAAACTAAACTGGAACTAAAAGTTCTGCGAATAGTTTTTTCAGGtagattatccattttaatcacagtgctcATCTCCGTGCGAGCAGATGTTCCACTTCAAGGATTTCATCCATCACTATTTTGATTAAACGCCAAAGCTGCATACTTTGCTTAGCTTATCCACAATGACTGATTAGACCTGAAGAAATATAAACAAGTGAGAGAGTTTTTACCCCTGTGACAGAATGGTATTGTGATGCAGCCAGATCCTTCTGTTCTACAGAAATACCTAGCTAAGCAAGACTGTTGGGACTACTGATcagggtttagctagtaaagggccACCATGAGAATGTCTTCCTTGATGCCTAAGGACCTCCAGCCAAAGCTTCTATTCTTGAAAAAAAGCTGGCTTCACCTAAGACAGTGGTCATGTATCTGGATAACATCTGTTTGTGGCCCATATCGTATGTCGGTAGAAAATGGATTTACCAGCACAGGAAAATTGTCCACTGTGTTGAGTCTGTGTTATCAATTAACCAGTAATTTGTTGATAGTGTTGTAAATTCTacagaaattattcaaatttgcaTTCCAAATTGTGCTCTCCCTTAACAATACCTGTGCGACAGCGGATGTAAACAGTCTGTGCTAGCATCAGTTAGTTTAAAATTGCCTTGTTCGGCCCCAGTCCCAGTGTTTGAGACCTACTCAGGACATCCCTAGCCAGAAGGTAACAAAATCCACGTACCAGCGCCTCCAAACctttttgcaagtttttgtgttaaattaagCTGCTTGCCCTCTTGTAGCTTCATGTTTTGCATAGCCTCACACCCCAAGAGTAGTATCAAATCCCTTATCTGTCAGCAATagagcaaacaaataaaaatggcaaactttttctttttccaaagtCTCAAATCTGAATTCCGTGTTTTAGAAAAATACGGGTGTGTGCAGCCAGCACACCACTCTAGTGTGTGCTGTGTTGACGTTGGCTCTAAGACGAGGATGGGGGGGGGGAGCGGCAGGGTCAATATGCTTGCCAGTCATTTGTTGTGTGAGAGCGATAAAGTCcagcttttctcattttctatgAGAACTGTAGTTAGTTGaatttatatgtacatatataaatatatattaaaaaaaatactgtaaaaaaaaaaaaaactttagcaAATGctgtttgactttaaaaaaaaagtcaaaacatttgaTTGGTATTGATGCAGAGGTTTATATTCTATATGAGGACAAAGTACTTTTAAAATCCTGAGAAAAAAAGTCTTGACATGACCATTTTTATTAGGTTTTTCCTTCTATGGCATCCCTCTGTTATGAACAGAACTGCTGTCATTGCAAGTATTACAgttttgattctttttcttgttcaaggaaaaaaaaacagtgtttccTTTCTAGATCTTAATGCATAATTTGAGACAATTCTATCCAGATTTTCCCTCTGGCTACTTTTGGCATCTTGTATACATAAGGCTTttgattatcttttttttcccaccactgCCTGATATTGCATTCTACCAGTTCAGTTGGAAATACGTACGATTCGTGCAATAAACAAAAAGACGATGCTCTtgatcttgtcattttgtggtcttgTTTGTTGTATAGTAACATAGTGTgggatttcattcattttattagcGTCAGCACAAGAGTCTTTTTGTCCTGTATCTGCTTAACGTACACTTTAAGGTAAACGTGTTAAGTTTACATTTCTTAAAGTTCATACTAGTACTAATGCCTTCAGGTTAATGCAAAACATATTGTTTACTAACATTagctcatttattttaaagaggAACCCttgcattttaattaaattggaAGAGAGAGAATTAAAAAAGAATCAACAAAATCCAGCAGTCTAAAATATCCTGACTTTTATTGTCAAGTTTAGGTAAAATTCCCCCAAACACTGGTACGTCCCAAAAGCAACAGATcctaaaattactttttcaaatttATCAAAAACTTGCTGTAACATTATACCACAGTATTGTACAATTAAATGTTGCTGTATGACTGTTAATTGAacatacattaccgttcaaaagcttggggtcacttagaaatttccttatttttaaaagaaaagtggaTTTCTTCAATgaaattaacattaaatgagtcaggaatacagtctagacattgttaatgtggtaaatgactattctagctggaaacggctgatttttaatggaatatctacatagagatacagaggaacatttccagcaaccatcattcctgtgttctaatgctgcacCCTTGTGCAATTCTGTTAGCACGAGTAAAAAGTTTTAAAGTGTATAtacataaaatctgtaaaacccaaatatataaaaaaatagacacacacacacacacacacacacacacacacacacacacacacacacacacacacacgtttaaaaaaaagaatcaacacAATCCAACAGTCTAAATATCCTGACTTTTAATGGCAAGTTTAGGTAAAATCCCCCCAAATACTGGTATATCCCAAAACC is from Amphiprion ocellaris isolate individual 3 ecotype Okinawa chromosome 10, ASM2253959v1, whole genome shotgun sequence and encodes:
- the dcaf8 gene encoding DDB1- and CUL4-associated factor 8 yields the protein MAEADGKSTVLNGGSEENKPGEDQHKERDASGSKEGQTQSSSQDAPKETAEASGDKPMPDVEGETGTNREVEEDEDTDSMDGSGLYSLTEDGERESGGGRREKAKEKDGGQRAARKRNRPGGGNSHSSSSDEDDDEDEEEEQKDDEDDDEAMEAWLGAELRDLRGPVWRAVPSLRSREIGRDSHQFVRRVCGARGLVQRLELQGRLERHTGCVNTLHFNPSGTRLASGSDDLRVVIWDWAIRRAELEFDSGHKSNVFQAKFLPHSGDSTLAMCARDGQIRVAELSATQRCKNTKRVAQHKGAAHKLALEPDSPCSFLSAGEDAVVFGIDLRLDRPANKLVVVKEGDKKVGLYTIFVNPAKTHHFAVGGRDQYVRIYDQRKINENDNNGVLKKFCPSHLVSSESKTNITCLVYSHDGAELLASYNDEDIYLFDSNHSDGADYCRRYKGHRNNATVKGVNFYGPCSEFVVSGSDCGHIYLWDKYSARIIQFMEGDRGGVVNCLEPHPHLPGMATSGLDHDIKLWAPTAESPTGLKGLKEVMKKNKRERDEDSVRHGDQYDTQLLWFLMRHMRNRRPPRARREGADADTDESWSSPDSSDEEEGGPDHVQCMSS